A region from the Vicia villosa cultivar HV-30 ecotype Madison, WI linkage group LG3, Vvil1.0, whole genome shotgun sequence genome encodes:
- the LOC131657753 gene encoding uncharacterized protein LOC131657753, with product MENNKNSSDYDDDDYIGSDCKLGSFSDGDYEFSEHATNVEKFEHNVDLDWTTAMQYDEDVDRARHSDEDDDSDVLYTPNESGSDEEHEKFPSYKSGESLKFELGMVFSNKQMERDALKQYVVGEEQKMLSLRKMMQRECSRTTCNMQEKATWLAKKFGHILRHNIDMKPAGLIAHYLERRGVILSHDHTYRAKRKVVDLLQGAGLMFERIYVCLEACKHDFAKYCRPLIGLDACFLKGDFGGQLMEVVGRDGNNKVFPIAYAIMEVETKDSWDWFIELLLEDLKVINQRASLAIKSVSAHIKQRLCVKHLYGNWKRKNHGL from the exons ATGGAaaacaacaagaattcaagtgattatgatgatgatgactATATTGGAAGTGATTGTAAGTTAGGTAGTTTTAGTGATGGTGATTATGAGTTCAGTGAGCATGCTACTAATGTTGAAAAATTTGAACATAATGTGGATTTGGATTGGACAACTGCCATGCAATATGATGAGGATGTTGATAGGGCTAGACATTCTGATGAGGATGATGATTCTGATGTGTTGTATACACCTAATGAGAGTGGTAGTGATGAGGAACATGAGAAATTTCCTTCTTATAAAAGTGGTGAGTCATTAAAGTTTGAGTTAGGTATGGTGTTTAGCAACAAACAAATGGAGAGGGATGCCTTAAAACAATATGTTGTGGGAGAAGAACAAAAAATGTTATCATTAAGAAAAATGATGCAAAGAGAATG TTCTAGAACTACATGTAACATGCAAGAAAAGGCTACATGGTTGGCTAAGAAGTTTGGTCACATTCTAAGACACAACATTGACATGAAGCCAGCAGGATTGATTGCTCATTATCTTGAAAGACGAGGAGTGATTTTGTCACATGATCATACTTATAGAGCTAAAAGAAAGGTTGTGGATCTATTACAAGGTGCTG GCCTTATGTTTGAGAGAATTTATGTATGTTTAGAGGCTTGCAAGCATGATTTTGCTAAATACTGTAGGCCATTAATAGGGTTGGATGCTTGTTTTTTGAAAGGTGACTTTGGTGGACAATTGATGGAAGTTGTGGGGAGAGATGGAAATAACAAGGTTTTTCCTATTGCATATGCTATTATGGAGGTTGAGACAAAAGATTCTTGGGATTGGTTCATCGAACTTCTATTAGAAGACTTGAAAGTTATAAACCAAAGGGCTT CACTAGCAATTAAAAGTGTGAGTGCTCATATTAAGCAACGCCTTTGTGTGAAGCATCTATATGGGAATTGGAAGAGGAAAAATCATGGGCTTTAA
- the LOC131660752 gene encoding uncharacterized protein LOC131660752 isoform X1 gives MASLVTPAHVSNTKPLHCSTRKANRVKCELSPPSWREGRRMVSISLLLSPFLLTPNRANAEGNFMDKYVKRKKLEPLETYVPAVILTQFQIEDLDKTLEGNEPQFALCRSLLRSGPAASLRINIRAVAQYASDSGNGKAAFNNVDECLRSIEELDSLLLRASRNDPGASVKSMKTNVKSALIALDSLLQTVPSDVLSKGKVIANSYLEDREDVETESLDPGLKQLESIL, from the exons ATGGCGTCACTCGTCACCCCAGCGCATGTTAGCAACACCAAACCCTTGCACTGTTCTACTCGGAAGGCTAACCGTGTGAAGTGTGAACTTTCACCGCCATCATGGAGGGAAGGCCGGCGAATGGTGTCCATCTCTCTACTTCTCTCCCCCTTCCTTCTCACTCCTAACC GTGCTAATGCTGAAGGAAATTTTATGGACAAATATGTTAAGAG AAAAAAGCTAGAGCCTCTGGAGACTTATGTACCCGCTGTAATACTCACACAGTTCCAGATCGAGGATTTGG ATAAAACATTAGAGGGCAATGAACCCCAGTTTGCCCTCTGCCGGTCTCTACTTCGTTCTGGGCCTGCAGCATCTCTTCGTATAAATATTCGAGCA GTTGCGCAATATGCTTCAGACAGTGGCAATGGTAAAGCTGCTTTCAACAATGTCGATGAATGTTTGAG GTCAATTGAGGAACTCGACTCCTTGCTTCTGCGTGCATCGAGAAATGATCCTGGCGCCTCAGTCAAGTCAATGAAGACAAACGTCAAATCTGCCCTTATCGCTCTAGACAG CCTCTTGCAAACAGTACCATCGGATGTGCTAAGTAAGGGAAAGGTTATAGCTAATTCATACTTGGAGGATCGGGAAGATGTTGAAACAGAGAGCTTGGACCCTGGTTTAAAGCAATTAGAATCAATACTATGA
- the LOC131660751 gene encoding ylmG homolog protein 2, chloroplastic-like encodes MAPNATDSETNNSISFHSTNPQSPFLIALPFFKLPISNFPTPQLPTSISNAVDQCSKLLHSLASQNPILNKLLSISSQFHDTCFQIRCSNYRNKRLVNNHLNFAAVLPGDSVAGLVVANGLQNFLNLYNTLIVCRLVLTWFPNAPPALVTPLSTVCDPYLNVFRGLIPPIGGLDLSPILAFLVLNAFTSTAAALPAELPITEQSKQGLETRLQSTDVTSSQNKWMRRLQGIGSKTSTTAD; translated from the exons ATGGCTCCGAATGCTACCGACTCAGAAACTAACAACAGCATCTCCTTCCATTCAACAAATCCTCAATCACCATTCCTAATCGCACTCCCATTCTTCAAACTCCCCATCTCCAATTTCCCCACTCCCCAACTCCCCACCTCCATTTCCAACGCAGTTGATCAATGTTCCAAACTTCTCCATTCCCTCGCTTCTCAAAACCCTATCTTGAACAAACTACTCTCTATTTCCTCTCAATTCCATGACACATGCTTCCAG ATTCGGTGCAGTAACTATAGGAATAAGAGATTGGTGAATAATCATCTCAATTTTGCTGCTGTTTTGCCTGGAGATTCTGTGGCTGGGTTAGTGGTGGCTAATGGACTTCAGAATTTTTTGAACCTTTACAATACTTTGATTGTTTGTAGGCTTGTTCTTACATGGTTTCCCAATGCTCCTCCTGCTCTCGTTACTCCTCTCAG CACCGTATGTGACCCGTATCTGAACGTATTCCGTGGACTTATCCCTCCTATTGGAGGACTGGATCTCTCTCCCATCCTAGCATTTCTTGTCCTGAATGCCTTCACCAGCACTGCTGCAGCACTCCCTGCTGAGCTTCCAATCACAGAACAATCTAAACAAGGTCTTGAAACAAGATTACAGTCTACAGATGTTACTTCTTCACAGAACAAATGGATGAGGCGGCTTCAAGGGATCGGGTCAAAGACCTCCACAACTGCAGATTAG
- the LOC131655233 gene encoding uncharacterized protein LOC131655233 has product MPKTFTVCFLFFIFFFFLAASTGSTAAVTQTNVTANPADKLVAEINKNRTAHKDSSLYDNPGLACLALQYIKAYQGDCGAVGGSDAKKPPESQFVEIFAPTCGVKASSLAPITGRFLGCQTKYVHAPEAFSEILIRNQKSLDLLYSKNHTQVGAAVTGTDGGSPYFWCVLFGNGKPNSTFAFEGGVAKATKPGCYSGANDECSGAHDWSPVNLMWLFVASVSIAMGFAFPL; this is encoded by the exons ATGCCTAAAACTTTCACTGTCtgctttcttttcttcatctttttcttctttcttgctgCTTCTACGGGCTCTACTGCTGCTGTTACTCAAA CCAATGTTACTGCTAACCCTGCAGACAAGTTAGTAGCTGAGATTAACAAAAACAGAACTGCTCACAAGGATTCATCTCTATATGACAATCCCGGGCTTGCATGTCTCGCTCTACAATACATTAAGGCATACCAGGGTGATTGTGGCGCTGTTGGTGGATCTGATGCCAAGAAGCCTCCGGAGTCTCAATTTGTTGAAATCTTTGCTCCAACCTGTGGTGTTAAGGCGTCATCCCTTGCTCCTATAACCGGTCGTTTCTTGGGGTGCCAGACTAAGTATGTTCATGCACCGGAGGCGTTTTCAGAAATCTTGATAAGAAACCAGAAAAGCTTAGACCTGCTATACAGTAAGAACCACACTCAGGTGGGTGCTGCTGTTACTGGTACTGATGGAGGGTCTCCTTATTTCTGGTGTGTGTTGTTTGGCAATGGCAAACCTAATAGCACCTTTGCTTTTGAGGGTGGTGTGGCTAAAGCAACAAAACCAGGTTGCTATAGCGGAGCTAATGATGAATGCAGCGGTGCTCATGATTGGTCGCCGGTCAATTTGATGTGGCTGTTTGTTGCCTCAGTTTCAATTGCAATGGGTTTTGCTTTTCCTTTATGA
- the LOC131660752 gene encoding uncharacterized protein LOC131660752 isoform X2, producing MASLVTPAHVSNTKPLHCSTRKANRVKCELSPPSWREGRRMVSISLLLSPFLLTPNRANAEGNFMDKYVKRKKLEPLETYVPAVILTQFQIEDLDKTLEGNEPQFALCRSLLRSGPAASLRINIRAVAQYASDSGNGKAAFNNVDECLRSIEELDSLLLRASRNDPGASVKSMKTNVKSALIALDS from the exons ATGGCGTCACTCGTCACCCCAGCGCATGTTAGCAACACCAAACCCTTGCACTGTTCTACTCGGAAGGCTAACCGTGTGAAGTGTGAACTTTCACCGCCATCATGGAGGGAAGGCCGGCGAATGGTGTCCATCTCTCTACTTCTCTCCCCCTTCCTTCTCACTCCTAACC GTGCTAATGCTGAAGGAAATTTTATGGACAAATATGTTAAGAG AAAAAAGCTAGAGCCTCTGGAGACTTATGTACCCGCTGTAATACTCACACAGTTCCAGATCGAGGATTTGG ATAAAACATTAGAGGGCAATGAACCCCAGTTTGCCCTCTGCCGGTCTCTACTTCGTTCTGGGCCTGCAGCATCTCTTCGTATAAATATTCGAGCA GTTGCGCAATATGCTTCAGACAGTGGCAATGGTAAAGCTGCTTTCAACAATGTCGATGAATGTTTGAG GTCAATTGAGGAACTCGACTCCTTGCTTCTGCGTGCATCGAGAAATGATCCTGGCGCCTCAGTCAAGTCAATGAAGACAAACGTCAAATCTGCCCTTATCGCTCTAGACAG TTGA
- the LOC131657752 gene encoding uncharacterized protein LOC131657752 → MELEAFRRGSRFSLYEKLATIGLVVLAVASPLYMERKPESDSDLEDEEQPINISVWLPLLLLLLILCIALSAYLDQSFAVFDRYWIHRVCGSSGGIFVTITVLILILKWKSSM, encoded by the coding sequence ATGGAACTTGAAGCTTTCAGAAGAGGAAGCAGATTTTCGTTATATGAGAAACTAGCCACCATAGGTTTGGTGGTTCTAGCCGTGGCCTCTCCTCTTTATATGGAGCGCAAGCCAGAGAGTGACAGTGACTTGGAAGATGAGGAACAGCCCATAAACATTTCTGTTTGGCTGCCTTTGCTACTTCTTTTATTGATTTTGTGCATAGCTTTATCAGCTTACTTGGACCAGAGCTTTGCTGTGTTTGATCGTTACTGGATTCATAGAGTCTGCGGTTCTTCAGGCGGTATTTTTGTGACTATTACTGTTCTTATTCTTATTTTGAAGTGGAAATCATCTATGTAA